One window of Sardina pilchardus chromosome 2, fSarPil1.1, whole genome shotgun sequence genomic DNA carries:
- the LOC134075121 gene encoding heterogeneous nuclear ribonucleoproteins C1/C2 isoform X1: MDRSPSLASLMASNVTNKTDPRSLNSRVFIGNLNTMLVTKADVEAIFAKYGKIVGCSVHKGYAFVQFANERNARAAVASEDGRMVVGQVLDINLAAEPKAHRAKTTKRSAGDMYSSSQFDLDYDFQRDYYDSIASPHHEDITGVYSYPSRVPPPPPPLPRAVIPSKRPRVSISSGGSRRNKSNFSSSSKSSQRASSRTMKADDLQTIKKELTQIKNKVDYLLESLDRMEKDHSKKSEGKSAKPEPGEASSLQHTSSKKEREREPQELNDSEEEGDLLEEEEEEEEVKSQGRENEEEEEEAEEGEQEEGEDDGDSVNGDDS, translated from the exons TCGCTCACCTTCCCTGGCAAGCCTGATGGCCAGCAACGTGACCAACAAGACAGACCCACGTTCGCTCAATTCGCGGGTCTTCATCGGCAACCTCAACACCATGCTGGTGACCAAGGCCGACGTGGAGGCCATCTTCGCCAAGTACGGCAAGATCGTGGGATGCTCTGTGCACAAGGGCTACGCCTTCGTGCAGTTCGCCAACGAGAGGAACGCCAGGGCGGCCGTGGCCAGCGAGGACGGGCGTATGGTCGTGGGGCAGGTGCTGG ATATTAATTTAGCTGCGGAGCCCAAAGCACACAGGGCAAAGACCACAAAGCGCTCAGCAGGAGACATGTACAG TAGTTCACAATTTGACCTGGACTATGACTTCCAGAGAGATTACTATGACAG CATTGCGTCTCCACACCATGAAGATATTACAGG GGTGTACTCGTACCCATCACGCGTGCCTCCCCCGCCACCACCCCTCCCGCGTGCAGTCATCCCCTCCAAGCGGCCCCGTGTCAGCATCAGCAGTGGGGGCAGCCGGCGCAATAAGTCCAACTTCTCCTCCTCGTCCAAAAGCAGCCAGAGGGCATCCTCACGCACCA TGAAGGCAGACGATCTGCAGACCATTAAAAAAGAGCTGACTCAGATCAAAAACAAGGTGGACTATCTGCTGGAGAGCCTGGACCGTATGGAGAAGGATCATAGCAAGAAGTCAG AGGGTAAGAGCGCTAAGCCAGAGCCTGGAGAGGCATCGTCCCTTCAGCACACCAGCAGCAAGAAGGAGCGGGAGCGCGAGCCTCAGGAGCTCAACGActcagaggaggagggagatctgctggaggaggaggaggaagaggaggag GTGAAGAGTCAAGGAAGAGAGAacgaggaagaagaggaggaagctgaagagggggagcaggaggaaggTGAAGATGACGGAGACAGTGTTAATGGAGACGACTCTTAA
- the casq1a gene encoding calsequestrin-1a yields MKWGWVLLGLLMAFGQLAWGQKGLDIPEYDGRDRVIDLNMKNFKAVMKKYDVFIIYYHEHIGNNRVAQKQFEIEELALELAAQVLDDLDDEDIGFGVLDEKKDSAVAKKLGLDEEDCIYIFADDEVIEYDGELAADTLVEFVYDLLEDPVEILDNRHELKGFFNIDEDIKLVGFFKNEKSDHFDAFEDAAEEFHPHIKFFATFDPKVAKALDLKMNEVDFYEPFMDEPVTIPGKPYTEDELVDFIEDNDRPTLRKLQPHNMYEIWEDDIDGEHIIAFAEESDPDGFEFLEILKEVAEDNTDNPDLSIVWIDPDDFPLLVPYWEKIFDIDLSDPQIGVVDVDDADSVWFDMDDEDDMPTVDELEDWIEDVLEGEIDPDDDDDDDDDDDDDDDDDDDDDDDDDDDDDDDDDDDDDDDDDDDDDDDDDDDDDDDDDDDDDDDDDDDDDDDDDDDDDDDDDY; encoded by the exons ATGAAGTGGGGTTGGGTGCTGTTGGGCCTGCTTATGGCCTTCGGGCAGCTAGCTTGGGGCCAGAAAGGCTTGGACATACCTGAATACGACGGACGGGACCGCGTCATCGACCTCAACATGAAGAACTTTAAGGCAGTGATGAAGAAGTACGACGTGTTCATCATTTACTACCACGAGCACATTGGAAACAACCGTGTTGCCCAGAAGCAGTTTGAGATCGAGGAGCTGGCCCTTGAG CTTGCAGCCCAAGTCCTGGATGACCTAGATGACGAAGATATAGGATTCGGTGTGCTTGATGAGAAGAAGGACAGTGCTGTTGCCAAGAAACTAG GTTTGGATGAAGAAGACTGTATCTATATCTTCGCTGATGACGAGGTCATTGAGTACGATGgagagcttgctgcagacacacTGGTGGAGTTTGTCTATGAT CTGCTTGAAGACCCCGTGGAAATCCTTGACAACAGGCACGAGCTGAAAGGTTTCTTCAACATTGATGAGGACATCAAACTGGTGGGCTTCTTCAAGAATGAGAAATCTGACC ATTTTGATGCCTTTGAGGATgcagctgaagaattccacccTCATATCAAGTTCTTCGCCACCTTTGACCCCAAG GTTGCTAAGGCTCTTGACCTCAAGATGAATGAAGTTGACTTCTATGAACCCTTCATGGATGAACCTGTCACCATCCCTGGAAAACCGTACACAGAGGATGAGCTTGTTGACTTCATTGAGGAcaatgacag ACCAACCCTGAGGAAACTGCAACCCCACAACATGTATGAGATCTGG GAGGATGATATTGATGGCGAGCACATCATTGCATTCGCCGAGGAGAGTGATCCAG ATGGCTTTGAGTTCCTGGAGATCTTGAAAGAAGTTGCTGAAGATAACACAGACAACCCTGATCTCAGCATCGTCTGGATCGATCCCGATGACTTCCCACTG CTTGTCCCTTACTGGGAGAAGATCTTCGACATTGACCTTTCTGATCCCCAGATTGGTGTAGTGGATGTTGATGAC GCGGATAGCGTGTGGTTTGACATGGACGATGAGGATGACATGCCCACTGTCGATGAACTGGAGGACTGGATTGAAGATGTGTTGGAGGGGGAAATAGAccctgatgatgatgacgacgatgatgacgatgacgacgacgatgatgatgatgatgacgacgacgatgatgatgacgacgatgatgacgacgacgatgatgacgatgatgacgatgacgacgatgatgacgatgacgacgatgatgatgacgatgatgatgatgatgatgatgacgatgatgacgacgatgatgatgatgatgatgacgatgacgacgacgacgacgacgatgatgatgatgacgattaTTAA
- the si:rp71-1g18.1 gene encoding zinc finger protein 709, which produces MSESVSDFQSQVVLIMDVLMRVAVKEITKLFEGRCIDPGRSKVENVEEPRPRGTSILLSDIRTDMENALKHCGDDYKCSVGVQVEDDCIPREKEALTHPQPNPHPHPLCSSHQSPQKEGGMASMERPRIGGVALEAVDLHCTVDLPCMVLKDRVVESGSSHTNSLSGTPQAELPSATDDTMELNSLFDSLKKSLAWPESQEPECPPKAIRNKKEQPVPSEDDLVCDKSVSHSETLLITTTSTPKALSDPCSDSSHFPSCTPSPEQMVVPEPPPSPLRHKTVHFQLGVNHKDWKLLKPCSVQLVNVRLLATASGWPRVRLAGPKRFPRPKDLRAHQGLHTGRRLCCFTECGNGVWRLQQRVLSSSSSSSSSSAPPSTAGSALACKICGKNFKRRKMLRRHERFHTGERPYPCTLCSKAFTLRKSLRRHLRFHSGERPHGCPHCGKCFRLKDNLKTHLRFHTGERPYACTLCPKSYRILRNLESHSLTH; this is translated from the exons ATGTCGGAATCAGTATCCGACTTTCAATCGCAGGTTGTGTTGATAATGGATGTGTTGATGAGGGTGGCTGTGAAGGAAATAACCAAACTTTTCGAAGGACGCTGCATCGATCCTGGAAGATCTaaagttgaaaatgttgaagagCCTAGGCCTAGGGGAACGTCTATTTTGCTATCGGACATACGAACTGACATGGAAAATGCATTGAAACATTGTGGAGATGACTATAAATGCAGTGTTGGGGTGCAAGTTGAAGATGATTGCATTCCACGGGAGAAAGAAG CTCTGACGCACCCACAGcccaacccccaccctcaccccctgTGTAGCTCGCATCAAAGTCCTCAGAAAGAAGGGGGGATGGCCTCCATGGAACGACCCAGGATTGGGGGGGTGGCGCTGGAAGCCGTCGACCTGCACTGCACTGTTGACTTGCCTTGCATGGTGCTCAAAGACAGG GTTGTGGAGTCTGGAAGTAGCCATACAAATAGCCTGTCTGGAACACCGCAAgctgagttgcccagtgctacTGATG ACACCATGGAGCTGAACAGTCTTTTTGACTCCTTGAAAAAGTCTTTGGCGTGGCCAGAAAGTCAAGAGCCAGAGTGTCCCCCCAAGGCCATACGCAACAAGAAAGAACAACCAGTGCCAAGCGAGGATGACCTCGTCTGTGACAAGTCCGTTTCACATTCAGAGACTctcctcatcaccaccacctccacccccaagGCTTTGTCGGACCCATGCTCCGACAGCTCACATTTCCCCAGCTGCACCCCATCCCCTGAGCAGATGGTGGTGCCAGAGCCTCCGCCGTCCCCCTTGAGACACAAGACTGTGCACTTTCAGCTGGGCGTGAACCACAAGGACTGGAAGCTGCTGAAGCCCTGCTCGGTGCAGCTGGTCAACGTGCGTCTGCTGGCGACGGCCTCCGGCTGGCCGCGGGTCCGCCTGGCCGGCCCCAAGCGCTTCCCCAGGCCCAAGGACCTGCGCGCCCACCAGGGCCTCCACACCGGCCGGCGCCTCTGCTGCTTCACCGAGTGCGGCAACGGCGtgtggcggctgcagcagcgcgtcctctcctcctcctcctcctcctcctcctcctcggcgccGCCGTCGACCGCCGGCAGCGCCCTCGCCTGCAAGATCTGCGGCAAGAACTTCAAGCGGCGCAAGATGCTgcggcggcacgagcgcttccACACGGGCGAGCGGCCGTACCCGTGCACGCTCTGCAGCAAGGCCTTCACGCTGCGCAAGAGCCTGCGCCGGCACCTGCGCTTCCATTCCGGGGAGAGGCCGCACGGGTGCCCGCACTGCGGCAAGTGCTTCCGGCTCAAGGACAACCTGAAGACCCACCTGCGGTTCCACACCGGCGAGAGGCCCTACGCCTGTACGCTCTGCCCCAAGAGTTACCGCATCCTCAGGAACCTGGAAAGTCACAGCCTTACGCACTGA
- the LOC134075123 gene encoding zinc-binding protein A33-like: MECLKLTWPAKESQLRELLTCPVCQDIFEDPHQLPCGHSLCMQCLDGMLRHRLLTQPFTCPTCRASFGPLIGVHKSYTLHSIVEDFNAQQKKKRDQREQSTQTDPVAETAHHANYNSILFLLLAIIFICISKAFMCSVENHTLTETVQRQRTLLLKYHPEMTDLTLNKDSASPYLEVSEDLLSVWRVKDKKDYPKHPARFTHAPQVLSTECVSGGSHYWELEAQGYWDIAVAYESINRAMKLSSFGHNAKSWSLTHDSKGRLFAFHKGVKEKIQESLTHNRVGVVVDFEKGAVTFHEVGHMWNHLHTFNTTLTGPVCLGLGLYRDDTQISVKKTLS, encoded by the exons ATGGAATGTCTCAAGCTTACCTGGCCTGCCAAGGAGAGCCAGCTGAGGGAGCTGCTCACATGCCCGGTGTGCCAGGATATCTTCGAAGATCCGCACCAGCTGCCCTGCGGACATAGCCTCTGCATGCAGTGCTTGGATGGCATGCTTCGGCATCGGCTCCTAACTCAGCCCTTCACCTGTCCCACCTGTAGGGCGAGCTTTGGACCTCTAATTGGCGTGCACAAGAGCTACACTTTACACAGCATCGTGGAGGACTTCAATGCTCAGCAG aAGAAAAAACGAGACCAAAGAGAACAGTCCACTCAGACTGATCCTGTTGCTGAAACAGCCCATCATGCCAACTATAACAGCATCCTATTTCTACTGCTGGCTATCATATTTATATGTATTAGCAAAG CCTTCATGTGCTCTGTGGAGAATCACACTCTTACTGAAACAGTACAGAGACAACGCACTTTACTTCTAAAGTACCACCCAGAGATGACTG ATCTCACCCTGAACAAAGACTCGGCCAGCCCCTATCTGGAGGTGTCGGAGGACCTCTTGTCCGTCTGGCGGGTCAAGGACAAAAAGGACTACCCCAAACACCCTGCCCGCTTCACTCATGCGCCCCAGGTACTGtccactgagtgtgtgtctggcggGAGCCATTACTGGGAGCTGGAGGCCCAGGGCTACTGGGACATTGCTGTGGCTTATGAGAGCATCAACAGGGCTATGAAGTTGAGCTCCTTTGGACACAACGCAAAGTCGTGGAGTCTGACGCACGACAGCAAAGGGCGGCTATTCGCCTTCCACAAGGGCGTGAAGGAGAAGATCCAAGAATCCCTGACGCACAACAGAGTTGGGGTGGTCGTTGATTTCGAGAAAGGTGCTGTCACGTTCCACGAGGTGGGCCACATGTGGAACCACCTGCACACGTTTAATACCACTCTCACTGGGCCGGTGTGCCTCGGACTGGGCCTGTACCGAGATGACACCCAGATCTCTGTCAAAAAGACCCTCTCTTAG
- the LOC134075121 gene encoding heterogeneous nuclear ribonucleoproteins C1/C2 isoform X2 gives MDRSPSLASLMASNVTNKTDPRSLNSRVFIGNLNTMLVTKADVEAIFAKYGKIVGCSVHKGYAFVQFANERNARAAVASEDGRMVVGQVLDINLAAEPKAHRAKTTKRSAGDMYSSSQFDLDYDFQRDYYDRVYSYPSRVPPPPPPLPRAVIPSKRPRVSISSGGSRRNKSNFSSSSKSSQRASSRTMKADDLQTIKKELTQIKNKVDYLLESLDRMEKDHSKKSEGKSAKPEPGEASSLQHTSSKKEREREPQELNDSEEEGDLLEEEEEEEEVKSQGRENEEEEEEAEEGEQEEGEDDGDSVNGDDS, from the exons TCGCTCACCTTCCCTGGCAAGCCTGATGGCCAGCAACGTGACCAACAAGACAGACCCACGTTCGCTCAATTCGCGGGTCTTCATCGGCAACCTCAACACCATGCTGGTGACCAAGGCCGACGTGGAGGCCATCTTCGCCAAGTACGGCAAGATCGTGGGATGCTCTGTGCACAAGGGCTACGCCTTCGTGCAGTTCGCCAACGAGAGGAACGCCAGGGCGGCCGTGGCCAGCGAGGACGGGCGTATGGTCGTGGGGCAGGTGCTGG ATATTAATTTAGCTGCGGAGCCCAAAGCACACAGGGCAAAGACCACAAAGCGCTCAGCAGGAGACATGTACAG TAGTTCACAATTTGACCTGGACTATGACTTCCAGAGAGATTACTATGACAG GGTGTACTCGTACCCATCACGCGTGCCTCCCCCGCCACCACCCCTCCCGCGTGCAGTCATCCCCTCCAAGCGGCCCCGTGTCAGCATCAGCAGTGGGGGCAGCCGGCGCAATAAGTCCAACTTCTCCTCCTCGTCCAAAAGCAGCCAGAGGGCATCCTCACGCACCA TGAAGGCAGACGATCTGCAGACCATTAAAAAAGAGCTGACTCAGATCAAAAACAAGGTGGACTATCTGCTGGAGAGCCTGGACCGTATGGAGAAGGATCATAGCAAGAAGTCAG AGGGTAAGAGCGCTAAGCCAGAGCCTGGAGAGGCATCGTCCCTTCAGCACACCAGCAGCAAGAAGGAGCGGGAGCGCGAGCCTCAGGAGCTCAACGActcagaggaggagggagatctgctggaggaggaggaggaagaggaggag GTGAAGAGTCAAGGAAGAGAGAacgaggaagaagaggaggaagctgaagagggggagcaggaggaaggTGAAGATGACGGAGACAGTGTTAATGGAGACGACTCTTAA